One genomic window of Halococcus sediminicola includes the following:
- a CDS encoding ABC transporter ATP-binding protein has protein sequence MSETIQRQEGKSSGETLVDVENLKTYYEGGGLLNDEPVKAVDDVSLSIERGETLGLVGESGCGKTTLGRTLVQLETATAGTVEFDGTDVTQLSGSELKNWRRNAQIVFQDPESSLNDRMTVGEIVREPLDVHDWKSPPERRERVRELLETVGLREEHYYRYPHQFSGGQRQRVGIARALALSPEFIVLDEPVSALDVSVQAKILNLLEDLQNEFGLTYLFIAHDLSVVRHICDRVAVMYLGNIMEIGPSEELFDDPANPYTHALLSAIPEANPGSDTQRITLRGTPPSPRDPPTGCPFSTRCPAKIRPEKYRDTDDELWERIEVFREVLRERDRADRSLSERARALLGMDTRFSDVGEMHEELFGDVRVPEEVQRHLDDVEERLRDNDEAGAIDRLREEFGSECDTEMPDHHEVSEAGRASLCHRHTDDHEEPSEFFAHTVFGEQ, from the coding sequence ATGAGTGAAACCATTCAGCGCCAGGAAGGAAAATCGAGCGGCGAGACGCTGGTCGACGTCGAGAACCTGAAGACCTACTACGAGGGCGGTGGGTTGTTGAACGACGAACCCGTGAAGGCCGTCGACGACGTGAGCCTCAGCATCGAGCGCGGCGAGACGCTCGGCCTCGTGGGTGAATCCGGCTGCGGGAAGACCACGCTCGGCCGGACGCTCGTCCAGTTGGAGACGGCGACCGCCGGCACGGTCGAATTCGATGGGACCGACGTCACACAGCTCTCGGGCAGCGAGCTGAAAAACTGGCGACGGAACGCCCAGATCGTCTTCCAGGACCCCGAATCCAGTCTCAACGACCGGATGACCGTCGGCGAGATCGTCCGCGAACCGCTCGACGTTCACGACTGGAAGAGTCCACCCGAACGCCGCGAGCGCGTGCGCGAACTGCTCGAAACCGTCGGCCTGCGCGAGGAACACTACTACCGCTATCCCCACCAGTTCTCGGGCGGCCAGCGCCAGCGCGTCGGCATCGCGCGGGCGCTCGCGCTCTCGCCGGAGTTCATCGTGCTCGACGAACCGGTGAGCGCGCTTGACGTCTCCGTGCAGGCGAAGATCCTGAATCTCCTGGAAGACCTGCAAAACGAGTTCGGGCTGACCTACCTGTTCATCGCCCACGACCTCTCGGTGGTGCGTCACATCTGTGACCGAGTGGCGGTGATGTACTTGGGGAATATCATGGAGATCGGACCGAGCGAGGAACTGTTCGACGACCCGGCGAACCCCTACACGCACGCGCTGCTGTCGGCGATTCCCGAGGCGAACCCCGGCAGCGACACACAGCGCATCACCCTCAGAGGGACGCCGCCAAGCCCGCGAGACCCGCCGACGGGCTGTCCGTTCAGCACGCGCTGTCCGGCGAAGATCCGGCCCGAGAAGTATCGCGATACCGACGACGAACTCTGGGAGCGCATCGAGGTCTTTCGGGAAGTTCTACGCGAGCGCGACCGTGCCGACCGCTCGCTCTCCGAGCGGGCGCGCGCACTGCTCGGCATGGACACCCGCTTTTCGGACGTCGGCGAGATGCACGAGGAACTGTTCGGCGACGTGCGGGTGCCGGAGGAGGTCCAGCGCCACCTCGACGACGTCGAGGAGCGCCTGCGCGACAACGACGAGGCGGGCGCGATCGACCGCTTGCGCGAGGAGTTCGGCAGCGAGTGTGACACGGAGATGCCCGACCACCACGAAGTGAGCGAAGCCGGGCGGGCGAGTCTCTGTCACCGGCACACGGACGACCACGAGGAGCCGAGTGAGTTCTTCGCCCACACGGTCTTCGGCGAGCAGTGA
- a CDS encoding ABC transporter ATP-binding protein, with product MSTQVPRERTAGRTVLSVENLRTAFFTDKETIRAVDGVSFDVREGETVGIVGESGSGKSVTARSIMGLIKSPGRILDGNIRFRDRDVVDRLAGSNRKRTADVAGLSEDERDRAVDDDDFVFVDEWDGDDPADGYVDVTRMPKSALRTLRGNGIAMIFQDPLSSLNPVYTVGNQIKEALRLHQGLRGQKATEEAINLLEAVSIPDAKRRVTEYPHQFSGGMRQRAVIAMALACEPELLICDEPTTALDVTIQAQILELLSDIQEERGLSIVFITHDMGVMAEIADRLNVMYAGEIVETAPVEEVFADPKHPYTQGLLESIPGRHPGEERLRTIEGDVPTPNEPATYCRFAPRCPEAFAECESVHPVSVPVDEGAADHTAACLLYPDDESREGAVETHRRRGEDSEEAVNE from the coding sequence GTGAGCACGCAAGTTCCGCGCGAGCGCACCGCCGGGCGGACCGTACTCTCCGTCGAGAACCTCAGAACGGCCTTCTTCACCGACAAGGAGACCATCCGTGCGGTCGACGGCGTGAGCTTCGACGTCCGGGAGGGCGAGACGGTCGGTATCGTCGGCGAGAGCGGGTCGGGAAAGAGCGTCACTGCCCGTTCGATCATGGGCCTCATCAAGTCACCGGGGCGCATCCTCGACGGGAACATTCGCTTTCGCGACCGCGACGTCGTCGACCGGCTGGCTGGCTCCAACCGGAAGCGAACGGCCGACGTCGCCGGTCTCTCCGAGGACGAACGCGACCGCGCCGTCGACGACGATGACTTCGTCTTCGTCGACGAGTGGGACGGCGACGATCCCGCCGACGGCTACGTCGACGTCACGCGGATGCCGAAATCCGCGCTCAGAACGCTCCGTGGCAACGGTATCGCCATGATCTTCCAGGACCCACTGAGTTCGCTCAACCCCGTCTACACCGTGGGCAACCAGATCAAGGAGGCGCTCCGCCTCCATCAGGGGCTCCGAGGGCAGAAAGCGACTGAGGAGGCCATCAACCTGCTCGAAGCCGTCTCGATTCCCGACGCCAAGCGCCGCGTCACGGAGTATCCCCACCAGTTCTCGGGCGGAATGCGCCAGCGCGCGGTGATCGCGATGGCGCTGGCCTGCGAGCCCGAACTGCTCATCTGCGACGAACCGACGACCGCACTCGACGTGACGATTCAGGCTCAGATCCTCGAACTGCTGTCGGATATTCAGGAAGAACGCGGGCTGTCGATCGTCTTCATCACCCACGACATGGGTGTGATGGCCGAGATCGCCGACCGGCTCAACGTGATGTACGCCGGCGAGATCGTCGAGACCGCGCCCGTCGAGGAGGTGTTCGCGGACCCGAAACACCCCTATACGCAGGGGCTGCTCGAATCGATCCCGGGTCGCCATCCTGGCGAGGAGCGTCTGCGAACGATCGAAGGCGACGTCCCGACGCCGAACGAACCTGCGACGTACTGTCGGTTCGCGCCGCGATGTCCCGAGGCCTTCGCCGAGTGCGAGAGCGTCCATCCCGTGTCGGTGCCGGTCGACGAGGGCGCGGCCGATCACACCGCCGCCTGTCTGCTCTATCCCGACGACGAGAGCCGGGAGGGGGCCGTCGAGACCCACCGTCGGCGCGGCGAGGACAGCGAGGAGGCCGTCAATGAGTGA